In Arthrobacter citreus, a genomic segment contains:
- the hydA gene encoding dihydropyrimidinase, protein MSTTLITGGTVVTSTGRSEADVLIDGETIAAVLAPGSTLLGHDLARSVDTVLDATGKYVIPGGIDAHTHMQMPFGGTEASDTFETGTRAAAWGGTTTIVDFAIQRYGERVMDGLAAWHEKAAGECAIDYGFHQIVGDVNDDSLKAMAGLIDEGVSSYKLFMAYPGVFYSDDAQIYKAMRVGAETGLMTMMHAENGPAIDAMVSELLAQGKTDPYYHGVARAWQMEEEATHRAIMLANLTGAPLYVVHVSAKQAVEQLAAARDNGQNVFGETCPQYLYMSLEDQLGAEGFEGAKYVCSTPLRSKHEHHQDHMWQSLRTNDIQMVATDHCPFCMKGQKDMGVGDFSKIPNGIGSVEHRLDLMYQGVVDGKITLERWVEITSTTPARMFGMYGTKGVIAPGADADVVIYDPAGHTSIGLEKTHHMNMDYSAWEGYEIDGHVDTVLSRGRILINDNEYLGTKSHGRYIRRAPSQYLI, encoded by the coding sequence TTGAGTACAACACTGATCACCGGAGGAACAGTTGTCACCTCCACCGGCCGCAGCGAAGCGGACGTTCTCATTGACGGCGAAACGATTGCCGCGGTGCTTGCACCGGGGTCAACACTGCTGGGACATGACCTCGCCCGCTCCGTGGACACAGTCCTGGACGCCACGGGCAAGTATGTAATTCCCGGCGGGATCGATGCCCATACCCACATGCAGATGCCGTTCGGCGGCACCGAGGCCTCCGATACGTTTGAAACCGGAACCCGTGCCGCCGCCTGGGGAGGCACGACGACGATCGTCGACTTCGCGATCCAGCGCTACGGCGAGCGCGTGATGGACGGGCTGGCCGCATGGCACGAGAAGGCCGCCGGGGAATGCGCCATCGATTACGGTTTCCACCAGATTGTGGGGGACGTCAATGACGACTCCCTGAAGGCCATGGCCGGGCTCATCGATGAAGGGGTCTCCAGCTACAAACTGTTCATGGCCTACCCGGGCGTTTTTTACAGCGATGACGCCCAGATCTACAAGGCCATGCGGGTCGGTGCCGAAACCGGGCTGATGACCATGATGCACGCCGAGAACGGCCCGGCCATCGACGCCATGGTCAGCGAACTGCTGGCACAGGGCAAAACCGATCCCTATTACCACGGGGTGGCACGGGCCTGGCAAATGGAGGAGGAAGCCACCCACCGGGCCATCATGCTGGCAAACCTCACCGGGGCGCCCCTGTACGTGGTGCACGTTTCCGCGAAACAGGCCGTTGAGCAGCTGGCCGCCGCCCGGGACAACGGCCAGAACGTCTTCGGTGAAACATGCCCGCAGTACCTGTACATGAGCCTGGAGGACCAGCTCGGCGCCGAGGGTTTTGAGGGCGCCAAGTACGTCTGCTCCACGCCGCTGCGGTCCAAGCATGAACACCACCAGGACCACATGTGGCAGTCGCTTCGCACCAACGACATCCAGATGGTGGCCACCGACCACTGCCCGTTCTGCATGAAGGGACAGAAGGACATGGGGGTGGGGGATTTCTCCAAGATCCCCAACGGCATCGGATCGGTGGAGCACCGCCTGGACCTGATGTACCAGGGTGTGGTGGACGGCAAGATCACGCTCGAGCGCTGGGTGGAGATCACCAGCACGACGCCGGCCCGCATGTTCGGCATGTACGGCACCAAGGGCGTGATCGCGCCGGGAGCTGACGCCGACGTCGTGATCTATGACCCGGCGGGGCACACGTCGATTGGGCTGGAGAAGACCCACCACATGAACATGGACTACTCCGCATGGGAGGGCTACGAGATCGACGGGCACGTTGACACCGTGCTGTCCCGCGGCCGCATCCTCATCAATGACAACGAATATCTCGGGACCAAGAGCCACGGCCGCTACATCCGCCGTGCCCCGAGCCAGTACCTGATCTAG
- a CDS encoding nitrilase-related carbon-nitrogen hydrolase, translating to MTIIRTALTQTTWTGDEESMVAKHEEFVRKAAAEGAQIICFQELFHGPYFGIVQDNKYYDYAQKVPGPLTERFSKLAAEHNMVIILPIYEEDQPGVLYNTAAVIDSDGTYLGKYRKNHIPHVEKFWEKFYFRPGNMGWPVFETAVGTVGLTICYDRHFPEGWRVLGLNGAQIVFNPNASKPGLSNRLWELEQPTAAAANGYYVVVPNRVGAETNEFGDEAVDFYGTSYMVDPQGNYVGDIGSRDGDELMIRDLDMDLVRTARNNWQFYRDRRPDAYAPITAP from the coding sequence ATGACGATTATCCGCACAGCCTTGACCCAAACAACCTGGACCGGCGATGAAGAGTCCATGGTTGCCAAGCACGAGGAGTTTGTCCGCAAGGCAGCTGCCGAGGGTGCGCAGATCATTTGTTTCCAGGAATTGTTCCACGGACCGTACTTCGGGATCGTGCAGGACAACAAGTACTACGACTACGCGCAGAAGGTTCCGGGACCCCTCACCGAACGTTTTTCCAAGCTTGCCGCCGAGCACAACATGGTGATCATCCTGCCGATCTATGAAGAGGACCAGCCCGGCGTCCTGTACAACACGGCAGCGGTTATCGACTCCGACGGAACGTACCTGGGCAAGTACCGCAAGAACCACATTCCGCACGTCGAGAAGTTCTGGGAGAAGTTCTACTTCCGGCCCGGAAACATGGGCTGGCCGGTGTTTGAAACCGCCGTCGGAACCGTGGGCCTGACCATATGCTACGACCGCCACTTCCCCGAGGGCTGGCGTGTCCTGGGCCTGAACGGCGCCCAGATTGTCTTCAACCCGAATGCGTCCAAGCCGGGCCTGTCCAACCGGCTGTGGGAACTGGAACAGCCCACGGCTGCTGCCGCCAACGGATACTACGTGGTGGTCCCCAACCGGGTGGGCGCGGAAACGAACGAGTTCGGCGATGAAGCCGTGGACTTCTATGGAACGTCGTACATGGTGGACCCGCAGGGCAACTACGTGGGCGACATCGGCTCCCGCGACGGCGATGAACTGATGATCCGGGACCTGGACATGGACCTGGTGCGCACCGCCCGCAACAACTGGCAGTTCTACCGCGACCGCCGCCCGGACGCCTACGCGCCGATTACGGCTCCGTAG
- a CDS encoding putative F420-0 ABC transporter substrate-binding protein, with product MNRSPSPALSMLLAAGVAALVGCAGPSTPSGTTPDTNTAAAASDAPHASASYPITVTNCGTEVSLESPPERIVTIKSTALETLLALGLGSKVVGSAFSDGPVPGPLATDAASVPVLSDAAPTQEAVLELEPDFIYAGWESNLSSDTAGERDFLASLGIGTYVSPAACREEGVPGKLGFEDVFANITEAGAIFGAPDAAAALIAEQRKVLDGVTPAGGGQSAFWFSSGRDTPYAGAGLGAPQMMMEELGLENIAADVQEPWASLSWETVVAANPDVIVLVDADRNTAESKKELLASMPATANMDAVINERYLVLPFAAGEAGVRNAEAVADLADQLSALS from the coding sequence ATGAACCGATCCCCTTCCCCTGCCCTTTCCATGCTCCTGGCCGCCGGAGTTGCCGCACTTGTTGGCTGCGCGGGTCCATCCACGCCCTCCGGGACCACACCGGATACCAACACCGCCGCCGCAGCCTCGGACGCGCCGCATGCATCGGCGTCGTACCCGATCACCGTGACCAACTGCGGTACCGAAGTGAGCCTTGAGTCGCCGCCCGAACGAATTGTGACGATCAAATCCACAGCGCTGGAAACACTCCTGGCCCTTGGCCTGGGCAGCAAAGTGGTTGGCTCCGCTTTCTCCGACGGCCCGGTTCCCGGGCCATTGGCCACCGACGCCGCCTCGGTGCCCGTCCTCTCCGATGCTGCGCCCACCCAAGAGGCGGTGCTGGAACTCGAACCGGACTTCATTTACGCCGGCTGGGAATCGAACCTCAGCTCAGATACCGCCGGTGAACGGGATTTCCTGGCATCGCTGGGAATCGGCACCTACGTGTCGCCCGCGGCATGCCGGGAGGAAGGCGTTCCCGGAAAGCTCGGCTTTGAGGACGTGTTCGCAAACATCACCGAGGCCGGGGCCATCTTCGGCGCCCCTGACGCCGCGGCCGCACTGATCGCCGAACAGCGGAAAGTGCTCGACGGCGTGACACCGGCCGGCGGGGGCCAAAGCGCCTTTTGGTTCTCCTCGGGACGGGACACCCCGTACGCGGGAGCCGGGCTGGGTGCCCCGCAGATGATGATGGAGGAGCTCGGCCTGGAGAACATCGCCGCGGATGTCCAGGAGCCCTGGGCGTCACTGAGCTGGGAAACGGTGGTTGCCGCCAATCCGGACGTCATCGTCCTGGTGGACGCGGACCGCAACACCGCCGAGTCCAAGAAGGAACTGCTCGCTTCCATGCCGGCCACGGCCAACATGGACGCCGTGATAAACGAACGCTACCTAGTCCTGCCCTTCGCGGCGGGAGAAGCCGGAGTGCGCAACGCCGAGGCCGTGGCGGACCTCGCCGACCAGCTGTCCGCACTGTCATGA
- a CDS encoding putative F420-0 ABC transporter permease subunit, producing MTAVRTRSRPVAAPAAREVGVPAPRRRFRTGPAAVLLSAVLVFSLAAATAVGPADISVADAFRSIGAHLGFGASPLSVLHDGIIWELRLPRVLTAAAVGAGLAVSGAVMQALTRNALADPYLLGLSSGASLGAVCVVLLGLQLLLPLAAFIGALAALAATLLLARLAGGLTPSRTVLAGVAVSSLGSALTSLVIFWTATGDSYRNILGWLLGSLSGAQWSSAGIAAAALLVVGVPLLAASRILDGFAFGDDAASALGLNVPAVRWTMLAGTALLTGAMVSVSGAIGFIGLVFPHVVRLIAGPGHRSLLPLSALLGAIFLIWADTAARYAFEPRELPVGVVTAVIGAPVFAYVLARRKGGA from the coding sequence ATGACCGCCGTGCGGACCCGGTCCCGGCCCGTCGCCGCACCAGCGGCACGGGAGGTGGGCGTCCCGGCACCCCGCCGCCGGTTCCGCACCGGACCGGCAGCTGTGCTCCTTTCTGCCGTCCTGGTCTTTTCCCTCGCGGCGGCAACGGCGGTGGGCCCGGCGGACATCAGCGTTGCGGACGCCTTCCGCTCCATTGGCGCTCATCTGGGTTTCGGCGCCAGCCCGCTGTCCGTGCTGCATGACGGCATCATCTGGGAGCTGCGGCTGCCCCGGGTGCTGACGGCGGCTGCGGTGGGTGCCGGACTGGCTGTCAGCGGTGCGGTCATGCAGGCCCTGACCCGCAATGCGTTGGCCGACCCGTATCTGCTGGGCCTGTCCTCCGGAGCTTCCCTGGGCGCCGTCTGTGTGGTGTTGCTGGGCCTGCAGCTGCTGCTGCCGCTGGCGGCCTTCATCGGCGCGCTGGCGGCCTTGGCGGCAACCCTGCTGCTGGCCCGGCTGGCTGGCGGGCTGACGCCGTCGCGCACCGTCCTGGCCGGAGTTGCGGTCTCTTCGTTGGGCAGCGCACTGACCAGCCTGGTGATTTTTTGGACGGCCACCGGCGATTCGTACCGGAACATCCTGGGCTGGCTGCTCGGTTCACTCAGCGGTGCGCAGTGGTCCAGCGCCGGGATTGCCGCTGCAGCGCTGCTGGTGGTGGGGGTGCCGCTGCTGGCCGCGTCCCGGATCCTGGATGGTTTCGCGTTTGGCGACGACGCCGCCTCGGCCCTGGGTCTCAACGTTCCGGCCGTGCGGTGGACCATGCTGGCCGGCACCGCCCTGCTGACCGGCGCCATGGTTTCCGTCAGCGGTGCGATTGGGTTCATTGGGCTGGTGTTTCCCCACGTGGTGCGGCTGATCGCCGGTCCCGGGCACCGTTCGCTGCTGCCGTTGTCCGCCCTGCTCGGGGCAATCTTCCTGATTTGGGCCGACACCGCAGCGCGGTATGCGTTTGAGCCCCGGGAACTTCCCGTGGGCGTGGTGACCGCAGTGATCGGTGCGCCGGTGTTCGCATACGTGCTTGCGCGGCGAAAGGGCGGCGCATGA
- a CDS encoding ABC transporter ATP-binding protein, which produces MNSPALEAAALDVSLGGKLIVDGVDCTVPAGVLSALVGPNGAGKSTLLRALAGVVPVRRGTVLWQGRDMLRLPRRERARIAALAEQESGTDTPLTVRDVVSLGTMPHRPLLGFGGSEDDADVMRALQSAGVPELADRLFGELSGGQRQRVQLARALAQKPQLLLLDEPTNHLDPHAQLTTLHLMRRLAGDGIAVVAALHDLTHAAAHCDHVIVLSAGTVVAAGDPRSVLTAELIRTVYGVDAHVLEHPATGRPLIALSLPAEPQIARRPSEASYSGSSA; this is translated from the coding sequence ATGAACAGCCCAGCTCTGGAGGCCGCAGCCCTGGACGTGTCCCTGGGCGGAAAACTCATAGTCGACGGCGTGGACTGCACGGTTCCCGCCGGCGTCCTCTCGGCGCTGGTCGGGCCCAATGGCGCCGGTAAGTCAACACTGCTGCGCGCGCTGGCGGGCGTCGTTCCCGTGCGCCGCGGGACGGTGCTGTGGCAGGGCCGTGACATGCTGCGGCTGCCGCGCCGTGAACGTGCCCGCATTGCCGCCCTGGCGGAACAGGAATCCGGCACGGACACGCCCCTGACAGTGCGGGACGTCGTGTCGCTGGGGACCATGCCGCACCGCCCGCTGCTGGGGTTCGGCGGCAGTGAAGATGATGCCGATGTGATGAGGGCCCTGCAGTCGGCAGGCGTTCCGGAGCTTGCGGACCGGCTGTTCGGCGAGCTCTCCGGCGGGCAGCGGCAGCGGGTGCAGCTGGCCCGTGCCCTGGCCCAGAAACCACAGCTGCTGCTCCTGGATGAGCCGACAAATCATCTGGACCCGCACGCCCAGCTGACCACCCTGCATTTGATGCGGCGGCTGGCCGGTGACGGCATCGCCGTCGTCGCCGCACTGCATGACCTGACGCACGCCGCTGCGCACTGTGACCACGTCATTGTGCTGTCCGCCGGCACAGTGGTGGCCGCCGGGGACCCCCGCTCCGTCCTGACCGCCGAGCTGATTCGGACTGTGTACGGAGTGGATGCCCATGTGCTGGAACACCCGGCCACCGGCCGCCCGCTGATCGCACTGTCCCTGCCAGCGGAACCCCAAATTGCCCGAAGACCCTCGGAGGCTTCCTACTCGGGTTCCTCCGCCTGA
- the cofE gene encoding coenzyme F420-0:L-glutamate ligase has protein sequence MRSITLFTLPGIGEITPGTDLTAVILAAAGSNPDAALRPGDILAVTSKIVSKAEGRQLPAEDREQAITNETVRLVASRVHPGGVTRIVENKLGIVAAAAGVDNSNTPAGTVLLLPVDPDASARALCTGLRRALGFDVGVVITDTMGRAWREGQTDAAIGAAGLDVITDLRGNTDTFGQQMKATMTAVADEIAAAADLIKGKTSQCPVAVLRGLPELVRPLGQSSGDEEGSRHDGARSLIRPAEQDMFRLGSDEAWREGYAAACRDNGLPVPGEAQAEEPE, from the coding sequence ATGCGCAGCATCACGCTGTTCACGCTTCCCGGCATCGGGGAGATAACCCCGGGAACGGATCTGACGGCGGTCATCCTGGCTGCCGCCGGATCCAATCCGGATGCTGCGCTGCGCCCCGGCGACATCCTGGCGGTCACTTCCAAGATCGTGTCCAAGGCCGAGGGGCGTCAGCTCCCGGCGGAGGACCGGGAGCAGGCCATCACCAACGAGACCGTTCGGCTCGTCGCCAGCCGGGTCCATCCCGGCGGCGTCACCCGGATTGTGGAGAACAAGCTGGGTATCGTGGCCGCGGCGGCAGGCGTGGACAACAGCAACACACCGGCCGGAACCGTGCTGCTGCTGCCCGTGGATCCGGACGCTTCGGCCCGGGCGCTGTGTACGGGGCTGCGGCGGGCCCTGGGGTTCGACGTCGGAGTGGTCATCACTGACACGATGGGCCGGGCCTGGCGTGAGGGACAGACCGACGCGGCGATCGGCGCTGCCGGCTTGGACGTCATCACCGACCTGCGCGGAAACACCGACACCTTCGGGCAGCAGATGAAGGCGACCATGACCGCCGTCGCGGACGAGATCGCGGCGGCGGCGGACCTCATCAAGGGCAAGACCAGCCAATGTCCCGTTGCGGTGCTGCGGGGTCTGCCGGAGCTGGTGCGTCCGCTGGGACAGAGCTCCGGAGATGAGGAGGGCTCCCGGCACGACGGCGCCCGGTCACTGATCCGGCCCGCCGAGCAGGACATGTTCCGGCTGGGCAGCGACGAGGCCTGGCGTGAGGGTTACGCGGCGGCGTGCCGCGACAACGGACTCCCTGTCCCGGGGGAGGCTCAGGCGGAGGAACCCGAGTAG
- a CDS encoding TIGR03557 family F420-dependent LLM class oxidoreductase: protein MTSSLTIGYAAMLEQFHPTEAVALAEYAESRGFSGVMAADHFQPWVPAQGQSAFVWNVLSALGERTKGDIGPGVTAPTFRWHPAMVAQASATLAAMYPGRHWLGLGSGEALNEHITAQYWPEAPERINRMFEAIEIITKLFTNSLAGKDVRHKGEFYKMESTRLWTMPEVAPEILVATAGPVTAKRAGRHADGLITVGAPLEKIGMLFDRFDAGAREAGKDPDTMPKVLQLHMSWAETDEEALTNAMVEWPNGGMKFPKGDIRSPFELEQMAKLVRPEDFEGRMVISSDPDVHRAYIQKFVDLGFDRIYLHNVGRNQREWIDVFSRTVLPALKR, encoded by the coding sequence ATGACTTCTTCTTTAACAATTGGTTACGCGGCAATGCTCGAGCAGTTCCACCCCACCGAAGCGGTGGCGCTCGCTGAATATGCCGAAAGCAGGGGTTTTTCCGGAGTCATGGCTGCGGACCATTTCCAGCCGTGGGTGCCGGCACAGGGACAGTCAGCATTTGTGTGGAACGTTTTGTCGGCGCTTGGCGAGCGGACCAAAGGCGATATCGGTCCCGGAGTCACCGCTCCCACCTTCCGGTGGCATCCGGCGATGGTGGCGCAGGCATCGGCAACTCTGGCCGCCATGTATCCCGGCCGGCACTGGCTGGGGCTGGGGTCCGGAGAAGCACTGAACGAGCACATCACCGCCCAGTACTGGCCCGAAGCACCCGAGCGGATCAACCGCATGTTCGAGGCCATAGAAATCATCACGAAACTCTTCACCAATTCCCTTGCCGGCAAGGATGTGCGGCATAAGGGTGAGTTCTACAAGATGGAATCCACCCGGCTGTGGACCATGCCGGAGGTGGCCCCCGAAATCCTGGTCGCCACCGCCGGCCCGGTGACCGCAAAGCGCGCCGGCCGGCACGCGGACGGCCTCATTACGGTGGGGGCACCACTGGAAAAAATCGGCATGCTCTTTGACCGTTTCGACGCCGGAGCACGCGAGGCGGGCAAGGACCCGGACACCATGCCCAAGGTCCTTCAGCTGCATATGAGCTGGGCTGAGACGGATGAGGAAGCGCTGACCAACGCCATGGTGGAATGGCCCAACGGCGGCATGAAATTCCCCAAGGGAGACATCCGCTCACCGTTTGAACTGGAGCAGATGGCCAAGCTGGTCCGCCCCGAAGACTTCGAGGGGCGGATGGTGATCTCCAGCGACCCCGACGTGCACCGGGCGTATATCCAGAAGTTTGTGGATCTGGGTTTTGACCGCATCTACCTGCACAATGTGGGCCGGAACCAGCGGGAGTGGATCGATGTCTTCTCCCGCACCGTGCTGCCCGCGCTCAAGCGCTGA